A window of the Halolamina sp. CBA1230 genome harbors these coding sequences:
- a CDS encoding PKD domain-containing protein yields the protein MRDRRVLLLVALVVLAPIGGAVVVSAAPVENDSYAVAQGTNCYPIDPVTNESQNASVFYDYRNPYTDPSSDTFSSFGTREYQETATSALFFYEGSERGNLVLVHDELGDGDGGSTLTMAFEGLPADGEWVVEDDEYSDRDDDWNTGETTADIDWKWGDNRTDGGVYSGLGNMSGTVTIDPGFNEDADHWGDWSYSGDEYRVDEWRLIDADGPDTTLDRDRQVFIHGGGCVVTPPSAALTGPNSTEAGETVTLDAGETTDDGEIGGYEWDLDGDGEVDEVTTEPTIDHAFDEVGNRTVAVTAFDTYGNGDTAELTVTVTQQSTPPNASLAVPDVATVNESIVLDASGSTDEGTITSYQWDVDGDGTAEVETREPTLEHTYTDIGTVAPAVAVTDEDGQNDTATATVSVRPPDRPPNASLDAPANATVGEPATFDASNSTDDRGIDAYRWDFDGDGEVDEETAEPTVAYEYETGGTFDATVTVVDTGENTATASASVTVTVPPSPPSAALDAPAEATVNETVTLDASGSSDEGTIVEYRWDLDGDGTIETNTTAPTIDHAYTELGEVEPAVTVVDDDNGTATDSAGITVVAPNDPPNASLDVPEAATVNESVVLDASGSTDADGIDGYQWDLDGDSEVDEQSENPTLEHTFTDAGRVTVGVTVVGNDGQTATATATVAVGDPDAATAVIDVGTAEPTAGEPVAFDAGDASAASEIVDYEWAFGDDASATGATVDHTYDDAGEYDVTLTITTAGGVSANATTTVSVAENESGDGSDGGDGGNDGGDGNDGDGNDGGDGGDGGGQAGGGGGGGGQQAGGGQSTDEPEPEPDIGQANVSLGSQELLVGETLVVEATVTNRGNGSGTKSVEFEVEGEMLEDREIPLEPGETRTVAFSHQFTSPGNKSVEVEVDHGETRTVVVRPREPDIAVASLTAEPREVGAGEAFTVTANLTNAGDAAGERSVALELFGGTVATREVSLDPGESTTVSFTRSVMASGSYDATVGNETVTVTVVDGTTTPETDSTTTTDSPGLGVLGALAAIAALAGVLLRRRS from the coding sequence ATGAGAGACAGACGCGTCCTGTTGCTCGTCGCGCTCGTCGTGCTCGCACCGATCGGCGGAGCGGTCGTCGTCTCGGCGGCGCCGGTCGAGAACGACAGCTACGCCGTGGCACAGGGGACGAACTGCTACCCCATCGATCCCGTGACCAACGAGAGTCAGAACGCCTCGGTGTTCTACGACTACCGGAACCCCTACACGGACCCATCGTCGGACACGTTCAGCTCCTTCGGAACCCGCGAGTACCAGGAGACGGCGACGAGCGCGCTGTTCTTCTACGAAGGCTCCGAGCGGGGGAACCTCGTCCTGGTCCACGACGAACTGGGCGACGGGGACGGCGGGAGCACGCTCACGATGGCGTTCGAGGGGCTGCCCGCCGACGGCGAGTGGGTCGTCGAGGACGACGAGTACTCCGATCGCGACGACGACTGGAACACTGGCGAAACGACCGCGGATATCGACTGGAAGTGGGGCGACAACCGAACCGACGGCGGCGTCTATTCGGGGCTCGGCAACATGTCCGGCACCGTCACCATCGACCCGGGGTTCAACGAGGACGCCGATCACTGGGGTGACTGGAGTTACTCCGGCGATGAGTACCGCGTCGATGAGTGGCGACTGATCGACGCCGACGGTCCGGATACGACGCTCGACCGCGACCGCCAGGTGTTCATCCACGGCGGCGGCTGTGTGGTGACGCCGCCCAGCGCGGCGCTAACCGGGCCGAACAGCACCGAAGCCGGTGAGACGGTCACGCTCGACGCCGGAGAGACGACCGACGACGGGGAGATCGGCGGCTACGAGTGGGATCTCGACGGCGACGGCGAGGTCGACGAGGTGACCACCGAGCCGACGATCGACCACGCGTTCGACGAGGTCGGCAACCGGACCGTCGCCGTGACCGCGTTCGACACGTACGGCAACGGCGACACGGCCGAACTGACGGTGACCGTCACCCAGCAGTCGACGCCGCCGAACGCGAGCTTGGCGGTCCCCGACGTGGCGACGGTGAACGAGTCGATCGTGCTCGACGCGAGCGGTTCCACCGACGAAGGGACGATCACCAGCTACCAGTGGGACGTCGACGGCGACGGGACGGCCGAGGTCGAGACGAGGGAGCCCACCCTCGAACACACGTACACCGATATCGGCACCGTGGCGCCCGCAGTTGCGGTGACCGACGAGGACGGGCAGAACGACACTGCGACCGCGACCGTCTCCGTCCGGCCGCCAGACCGCCCGCCGAACGCCAGCCTCGACGCGCCCGCGAACGCGACCGTCGGGGAGCCGGCCACGTTCGACGCGAGCAACTCCACCGACGACCGCGGGATCGACGCCTATCGGTGGGATTTCGACGGCGACGGCGAAGTCGACGAGGAGACCGCCGAGCCGACCGTCGCGTACGAGTACGAGACGGGCGGGACGTTCGACGCCACCGTCACTGTCGTCGACACGGGCGAGAACACCGCGACCGCCTCGGCGTCGGTGACGGTCACGGTTCCCCCGTCGCCGCCGTCGGCCGCGCTCGACGCGCCCGCGGAGGCGACGGTGAACGAGACGGTCACGCTCGACGCGAGCGGCTCCAGCGACGAGGGGACGATCGTCGAGTACCGCTGGGATCTCGACGGCGACGGGACGATCGAGACCAACACGACCGCGCCCACGATCGATCACGCCTACACCGAACTCGGCGAGGTCGAACCGGCGGTCACGGTCGTGGACGACGACAACGGGACGGCGACCGACAGCGCCGGGATCACGGTCGTGGCGCCGAACGACCCGCCGAACGCCAGCCTCGACGTTCCCGAGGCGGCGACGGTGAACGAGTCGGTCGTGCTCGACGCGAGCGGTTCGACCGACGCCGACGGGATCGACGGGTATCAGTGGGATCTCGACGGCGACAGCGAGGTCGACGAGCAGAGCGAGAACCCGACGCTCGAACACACCTTCACCGACGCCGGCCGCGTGACGGTGGGCGTGACCGTCGTCGGTAACGACGGGCAGACCGCGACGGCGACGGCGACCGTCGCAGTCGGTGACCCCGATGCGGCGACGGCGGTGATCGACGTCGGGACCGCGGAGCCCACGGCCGGCGAGCCGGTGGCGTTCGACGCCGGCGATGCTTCGGCCGCCAGCGAGATCGTGGACTACGAGTGGGCGTTCGGCGACGACGCGAGCGCGACCGGCGCCACCGTCGATCACACGTACGACGACGCGGGCGAGTACGACGTGACGCTGACGATCACCACCGCGGGCGGCGTCAGTGCGAACGCGACGACGACCGTTTCGGTCGCCGAGAACGAAAGCGGCGACGGAAGCGACGGCGGCGATGGCGGTAACGACGGCGGTGATGGAAACGATGGTGACGGAAACGACGGTGGTGACGGCGGGGATGGCGGTGGACAGGCTGGCGGTGGTGGTGGTGGCGGCGGGCAGCAGGCGGGCGGCGGCCAGTCGACCGACGAACCGGAGCCCGAACCCGACATCGGCCAGGCGAACGTCTCGCTCGGGAGCCAGGAGCTGCTCGTCGGCGAGACGCTGGTAGTCGAGGCCACGGTGACCAACCGCGGGAACGGCTCCGGCACGAAGTCCGTCGAGTTCGAGGTCGAGGGCGAGATGCTCGAGGATCGCGAGATCCCCCTCGAACCCGGCGAGACCCGAACGGTCGCGTTCAGCCACCAGTTCACCTCGCCCGGCAACAAGAGCGTCGAGGTCGAGGTCGATCACGGCGAGACCCGGACGGTGGTCGTCCGGCCCCGCGAGCCGGATATCGCCGTCGCGTCGCTGACTGCCGAGCCCCGGGAGGTCGGGGCGGGCGAGGCGTTCACGGTGACCGCGAACCTCACCAACGCCGGCGACGCCGCCGGCGAGCGCTCGGTGGCGCTGGAGCTGTTCGGGGGGACGGTCGCGACGCGGGAGGTGTCGCTGGATCCCGGCGAGTCGACCACCGTCTCGTTCACGCGCTCGGTGATGGCGTCGGGCAGCTACGACGCGACGGTCGGCAACGAGACGGTGACGGTGACGGTCGTCGACGGCACCACGACGCCCGAGACCGACTCGACGACCACGACCGACTCACCCGGCCTGGGCGTCCTCGGCGCGCTCGCCGCGATCGCGGCGCTCGCCGGGGTACTGCTGCGTCGGCGGTCGTAG
- a CDS encoding glycosyltransferase family 2 protein gives MYRGHTTAVVIPAYNEEGFVGDTIASVPGFVDRVYAVDDGSTDGTWTEIRAAADTIAAADGTTPDDARVVAIQHERNRGVGGAIKTGYQHARADRIDLTAVMGGDGQMEPEMLGDLFDPIVDGDADYTKGNRFLDRSGRGSMPAHRFVGNAVLGALTKIASGYWRCGDPQSGYTAISLRALETAAIDEMYEFYGYCNDLLVKLNVARLRVVDVPRPITYGEEESHIQYRSYVPRVSLMLLRNFLWRLKTNYLAYDFHPLVGAYAAGGVASIASVAAAVWALPGVGTAATPTARGALALGFGLFALVAVTWAMAMDRSANDHLDGTVTPADRRRPTEDHGQPSRNGASPSDAQRDEDAADGNGAADSAAQAPPPEEYGGPNTASD, from the coding sequence ATGTACAGAGGACACACGACTGCCGTCGTGATCCCGGCGTACAACGAGGAGGGGTTCGTCGGCGACACCATCGCGTCGGTGCCCGGGTTCGTCGACCGCGTCTACGCCGTCGACGACGGCTCGACCGACGGAACGTGGACCGAAATCCGGGCGGCCGCCGACACGATCGCGGCCGCCGACGGCACCACTCCCGACGACGCCCGCGTGGTCGCGATCCAGCACGAGCGGAACCGCGGCGTCGGCGGCGCGATCAAAACCGGCTACCAGCACGCCCGCGCGGACCGGATCGACCTCACTGCCGTGATGGGCGGCGACGGGCAGATGGAGCCGGAGATGCTGGGCGACCTGTTCGACCCCATCGTCGACGGCGACGCCGACTACACGAAGGGGAACCGCTTCCTCGACCGCTCGGGCCGTGGGTCGATGCCGGCCCACCGCTTCGTCGGCAACGCCGTCCTCGGCGCGCTCACCAAGATCGCCAGCGGCTACTGGCGCTGTGGCGACCCCCAGAGCGGCTACACCGCCATCTCGCTGCGCGCGCTGGAGACCGCCGCGATCGACGAGATGTACGAGTTCTACGGCTACTGCAACGACCTGCTGGTGAAACTCAACGTCGCGCGGCTCCGGGTGGTCGACGTCCCCCGCCCCATCACCTACGGCGAGGAGGAGAGCCACATCCAGTACCGTAGCTACGTCCCCCGCGTGTCGCTGATGCTGCTGCGGAACTTCCTCTGGCGGCTGAAGACGAACTACCTGGCCTACGACTTCCACCCGCTGGTGGGCGCCTACGCTGCCGGCGGGGTGGCGTCGATCGCGTCGGTCGCCGCCGCCGTCTGGGCGCTGCCGGGCGTCGGCACCGCCGCGACGCCGACCGCCCGCGGCGCGCTCGCGCTGGGGTTCGGCCTGTTCGCGCTGGTGGCGGTCACCTGGGCGATGGCGATGGACCGGAGCGCGAACGACCACCTCGACGGCACGGTCACGCCCGCCGACCGCCGGCGGCCCACCGAGGATCACGGGCAGCCATCCCGGAACGGTGCATCCCCGAGCGACGCACAGCGCGACGAGGACGCCGCCGACGGGAACGGAGCTGCCGACTCGGCCGCGCAGGCCCCGCCGCCGGAGGAGTACGGCGGGCCGAACACCGCCTCGGACTGA
- the glmM gene encoding phosphoglucosamine mutase encodes MFGTSGIRGEFGEDVTAGTALAVGRAIASEGNDHVVVGRDPRETGSLLVEALSAGLRECGANVARLGELPTPTIARSVGWYDADMGVAVTASHNPPADNGLKLWHPDGSAVVGDAQTAIADRIRHARYEFAPWDDTGTRHRFGGARGRHVDAVADAVAVDPPIPVVVDVGHGTGELTAAALRRLGCPVTTLNGVTDGSFPARESEPTAENCEQLRRVVAATDAELGIAHDGDADRMLAVTESGAFVPGDTLLALFARREAKPGTRVAVPIDASLAIKDELAAVGADVTYTRVGDGYVARRAAEAGVVFGGEPSGAWIWPDETRAPDGPLAAAKLAAMVATDGSLDALVADVNTVPISRRSVETDRKAAVIERIAAAMPEDDDRVTTVDGVRVEVDDGWFLVRASGTEPLVRITAEAREQDRMAALLETAEGLVTEAIETGSVERQPVD; translated from the coding sequence ATGTTCGGAACGAGCGGTATCCGCGGCGAGTTCGGCGAGGACGTGACGGCCGGCACCGCGCTGGCGGTCGGGCGCGCGATCGCCTCCGAGGGTAACGACCACGTCGTCGTCGGGCGCGACCCCCGGGAAACCGGCTCGCTGCTGGTCGAGGCGCTCTCGGCCGGGCTGCGCGAGTGTGGCGCCAACGTCGCCCGGCTGGGCGAGCTCCCGACCCCGACGATCGCACGGAGCGTCGGCTGGTACGACGCGGACATGGGCGTGGCGGTGACCGCCTCCCACAACCCGCCGGCGGACAACGGGCTAAAGCTCTGGCACCCCGACGGCTCGGCGGTCGTCGGCGACGCACAGACCGCCATCGCCGACCGCATCCGCCACGCCCGGTACGAGTTCGCGCCCTGGGACGACACCGGGACCCGACACCGCTTCGGCGGCGCACGCGGGCGACACGTCGACGCCGTCGCCGACGCCGTGGCCGTCGACCCCCCGATCCCTGTCGTCGTCGACGTGGGCCACGGCACCGGCGAGCTGACCGCGGCCGCGCTCCGCCGGCTGGGCTGCCCGGTCACGACGCTGAACGGCGTGACCGACGGCTCGTTCCCCGCCCGGGAGAGCGAGCCGACCGCCGAGAACTGCGAGCAGCTCCGCCGGGTCGTCGCGGCGACCGACGCCGAACTCGGGATCGCTCACGACGGCGACGCCGACCGCATGCTCGCGGTGACGGAGTCCGGCGCGTTCGTCCCCGGCGACACGCTGCTGGCGCTGTTCGCCCGCCGGGAGGCGAAACCCGGTACCAGGGTTGCCGTGCCGATCGACGCCAGCCTGGCAATCAAAGACGAGTTGGCGGCCGTCGGCGCCGACGTGACGTACACCCGGGTCGGCGACGGCTACGTCGCCCGACGAGCCGCCGAGGCGGGCGTCGTGTTCGGCGGCGAGCCCAGCGGGGCGTGGATCTGGCCCGACGAGACCCGCGCGCCGGACGGCCCGCTGGCGGCCGCGAAGCTGGCGGCGATGGTCGCGACCGACGGCTCGCTCGACGCGCTGGTCGCGGACGTGAACACGGTTCCGATCAGCCGTCGGAGCGTCGAGACCGACCGGAAGGCGGCCGTTATCGAACGGATCGCGGCGGCGATGCCGGAGGACGACGACCGCGTGACGACCGTCGACGGCGTCCGCGTCGAGGTCGACGACGGCTGGTTCCTGGTGCGTGCCAGCGGGACGGAGCCGCTTGTCCGCATCACCGCGGAGGCCCGCGAGCAGGATCGGATGGCGGCGCTGCTGGAGACGGCCGAGGGGCTCGTAACCGAGGCGATCGAGACCGGGAGCGTCGAACGACAGCCTGTCGATTGA